The Sulfitobacter sp. SK011 genome has a window encoding:
- a CDS encoding DUF2235 domain-containing protein: MTDARRPPLLRRLLGSFWQRPASDFGPRRGTVTHLIILDGTMSSLDPGCETNAGLAYKLASEMGSKLSIYYEPGLQWIDWRSARDVMMGRGINRQIKRAYGYLASRYHPGDQIFFMGYSRGAYAVRSLAGAIDQVGLLRAEHATERNIRDLYRYYECNPKSYAAQTFSKSFCHESVCIEMIGVWDTVKSLGINAPVLWRLSEPKHAFHGHELSGVVKSGFHALALNESRVAYKPVLWTTHDGFKGHVEQVWFPGSHGDVGGQLSGFEAARPLANIPLVWLLSRAEESGLPLPAGWRLRFPQDAKAPSVGNWRGFGKIFMTRRKRIVGKDPSERLHESVAERTRAAPDGRVVRPLQRRTGVADP, encoded by the coding sequence ATGACCGACGCCCGACGCCCCCCTTTGTTGCGCCGGCTGTTGGGCAGTTTTTGGCAAAGACCCGCGTCTGATTTTGGCCCGCGACGTGGGACGGTGACCCATCTGATCATTCTGGATGGCACTATGTCATCGCTGGATCCGGGGTGTGAAACAAACGCGGGGCTGGCGTATAAGCTGGCAAGCGAAATGGGCAGCAAGCTGTCGATTTATTATGAGCCTGGCCTGCAATGGATCGACTGGCGTTCAGCGCGAGACGTCATGATGGGGCGCGGGATCAACCGTCAGATCAAACGCGCGTATGGCTATCTTGCCTCGCGGTACCATCCGGGGGATCAGATATTTTTCATGGGGTATTCACGCGGTGCCTATGCCGTGCGCAGCCTTGCCGGTGCGATTGATCAAGTTGGGCTGTTGCGTGCAGAGCATGCTACCGAACGCAATATTCGCGATCTTTATCGCTACTATGAATGCAATCCAAAGAGTTACGCGGCCCAGACGTTTTCCAAATCTTTTTGCCATGAAAGTGTGTGTATCGAGATGATCGGCGTCTGGGACACGGTCAAATCATTGGGGATCAACGCGCCCGTACTGTGGCGGTTGTCAGAGCCCAAACATGCTTTTCACGGTCATGAACTGAGTGGCGTCGTAAAAAGTGGCTTTCATGCGCTGGCACTGAACGAATCGCGGGTGGCCTATAAACCTGTGCTTTGGACCACGCATGATGGGTTCAAGGGCCATGTCGAACAGGTCTGGTTTCCCGGAAGTCATGGGGATGTGGGCGGACAACTCAGCGGGTTTGAAGCGGCACGACCCCTGGCGAACATTCCCTTGGTCTGGCTTTTGTCCCGAGCCGAAGAAAGTGGATTGCCCCTGCCTGCGGGATGGCGGCTGCGCTTTCCTCAGGATGCGAAAGCGCCTTCGGTCGGCAATTGGCGCGGCTTTGGCAAGATTTTCATGACCCGGCGCAAACGGATTGTGGGCAAAGACCCTTCAGAGCGGCTGCATGAAAGTGTCGCTGAACGCACACGCGCGGCACCAGATGGTCGCGTGGTGCGTCCGCTGCAACGCCGGACCGGGGTGGCAGATCCCTAA
- a CDS encoding DUF6500 family protein: MRAIAPHGGIRMKGAPRDKQTAAKGDTVGQSPYALSANRIDDPDLLMEAAKARQIAKAMI, translated from the coding sequence ATGCGCGCCATTGCGCCGCATGGGGGCATCAGGATGAAGGGTGCGCCGCGTGACAAACAGACTGCCGCAAAAGGCGATACCGTTGGTCAGTCCCCGTACGCTTTGTCTGCCAATCGCATTGACGATCCTGATCTCTTGATGGAAGCAGCGAAGGCCCGGCAGATCGCAAAGGCCATGATATGA
- a CDS encoding inositol monophosphatase family protein, translating into MVGSANLNIMIKAARKAGRALAKDFREVENLQVSVKGAGDFVSKADIGAEKIIKDELMGARPTYGWLAEEGGAQEGQDPTRRWIVDPLDGTTNFLHGLPHWSVSIALEHKGQIVAGVIYDPTKDELFFAEKGAGAWMNETRIRVSGRHRMIESIFATGLPFAGRADLPDTLKDLGRLLPVCAGVRRWGSAALDLAYVAAGRYDGFWERRLKSWDLAAGVIIVKEAGGLVEAMNPNGDVLDDGEIVCANEPIFSGFAKIVRG; encoded by the coding sequence ATGGTTGGCAGTGCAAATCTCAACATCATGATCAAGGCGGCGCGCAAAGCGGGCCGCGCATTGGCCAAGGATTTTCGCGAAGTTGAGAACCTGCAGGTGTCGGTCAAGGGGGCCGGGGATTTTGTCAGCAAAGCCGATATCGGTGCTGAGAAGATCATCAAGGACGAATTGATGGGCGCACGCCCGACCTATGGCTGGCTGGCCGAAGAAGGCGGTGCGCAAGAGGGTCAGGACCCCACACGCCGCTGGATCGTGGACCCGCTGGATGGCACCACCAATTTCCTGCACGGGCTGCCGCACTGGTCTGTGTCAATCGCCCTTGAACATAAAGGTCAGATCGTTGCGGGTGTGATTTATGATCCAACCAAGGATGAGTTGTTCTTTGCCGAAAAAGGTGCAGGTGCCTGGATGAACGAGACCCGCATCCGGGTGTCCGGCCGTCACCGCATGATTGAATCGATTTTTGCCACCGGATTGCCCTTTGCCGGACGCGCCGATTTGCCCGATACCTTGAAGGATCTGGGGCGGTTGTTGCCGGTGTGCGCGGGCGTTCGCCGCTGGGGATCTGCGGCGCTGGATTTGGCTTATGTTGCCGCAGGGCGCTATGACGGGTTCTGGGAACGCCGCCTGAAGTCCTGGGATCTGGCCGCAGGTGTGATCATCGTCAAAGAGGCGGGCGGGTTGGTCGAAGCCATGAACCCCAACGGGGACGTGTTGGATGACGGCGAGATCGTCTGTGCCAATGAGCCGATTTTTTCGG
- a CDS encoding LysR family transcriptional regulator, with translation MHIEFRHLRTIQAIHEAGGLARAAEQMNITQSALSHQVKGLEDQAGVELFVRRSKPLKLSPAGQRLLKLAQQVLPQVQALQDEFTGLRAGSTGRMHIAIECHACFEWLFPVLEHFRRAWPDVDVDIRPGLAFDALPALLREEVDLVVSSDPEELPGVEFVELFDYKAVFVAASTHPLAEKPFVEAADFRNETLITYPVERTRLDVFSQLLIPAKVEPAAIRQVELTAVILLLVASNRGVSVLPDWVVREVKYSSDYVTRPLTKDGITRRLYAAVRSDDLDKPFMGQLLKLAGQEARKLQSI, from the coding sequence ATGCATATCGAGTTCCGGCATCTGCGCACCATTCAGGCCATTCACGAGGCGGGCGGTCTGGCCCGTGCGGCAGAGCAGATGAACATCACCCAATCGGCGCTCAGTCATCAGGTTAAGGGGCTGGAGGATCAGGCAGGGGTGGAATTGTTTGTGCGCCGCTCAAAGCCGTTGAAATTATCCCCTGCGGGGCAAAGGTTGCTGAAACTGGCGCAACAGGTTTTGCCACAGGTGCAGGCCTTGCAGGATGAATTCACCGGGTTGCGCGCGGGCAGCACCGGTCGCATGCACATCGCCATTGAATGTCATGCCTGTTTTGAGTGGCTGTTCCCGGTGCTGGAACACTTCCGCCGCGCCTGGCCGGATGTGGATGTTGATATCCGCCCCGGTCTGGCCTTTGACGCGCTGCCGGCGCTGTTGCGCGAAGAGGTCGATCTGGTGGTGAGCTCGGACCCAGAAGAACTGCCCGGTGTCGAATTTGTTGAGCTTTTTGACTACAAGGCGGTCTTTGTCGCGGCCAGCACGCATCCGCTGGCCGAAAAACCCTTTGTTGAGGCGGCGGATTTTCGCAATGAGACCCTGATCACCTATCCGGTTGAACGCACCCGGCTGGATGTTTTCAGCCAATTGCTGATCCCGGCCAAGGTTGAACCGGCTGCCATCCGGCAGGTCGAACTGACGGCGGTGATCTTGTTGCTGGTCGCTTCGAACCGCGGGGTGTCTGTGCTGCCTGATTGGGTGGTGCGCGAGGTCAAATACAGTTCGGATTATGTGACACGCCCCCTGACAAAAGACGGGATAACCCGGCGGCTTTATGCAGCGGTGCGCAGTGACGATCTGGACAAGCCGTTTATGGGTCAATTGCTGAAACTGGCAGGACAAGAGGCGCGTAAATTGCAGTCGATTTAA
- the metF gene encoding methylenetetrahydrofolate reductase [NAD(P)H] codes for MTTPNVSFEVFPPRTVDAAFKLWDTAQTLAPLSPRFFSVTYGAGGTTRDLTKDAAHVLRRTSGLPVAAHLTCVGASRKETMDVARGFAKAGVTDIVALRGDPAEGAATFTPHADGFQNSCELIEALAETGKFNIRVGAYPDLHPEATDQQASIDWLKRKFDAGADEAITQFFFEAETFLRFRDACDKAGIDKPITPGILPVVNWTSARKFADRCGTYVPDWVSQAFETALRDDRHDLLATALCTEMCSDLIDEGVENLHFYTLNRAELTRDVCRALGVTPQVSLSDVA; via the coding sequence ATGACAACGCCAAATGTCTCTTTCGAAGTTTTCCCGCCGCGCACAGTGGATGCGGCATTCAAGCTCTGGGACACGGCTCAGACATTGGCCCCTCTGTCCCCGCGCTTTTTCTCGGTGACCTACGGCGCTGGCGGAACGACACGCGACCTGACCAAAGATGCCGCCCATGTGCTGCGCCGAACCTCTGGTTTGCCGGTGGCCGCGCATCTGACCTGTGTTGGTGCCAGCCGCAAGGAAACGATGGATGTCGCCCGCGGTTTTGCAAAGGCCGGCGTGACCGATATCGTGGCCCTGCGCGGCGATCCTGCAGAGGGGGCGGCCACCTTTACCCCACATGCCGATGGTTTTCAAAACAGCTGTGAGCTGATCGAGGCCTTGGCCGAGACCGGCAAATTCAATATCCGCGTCGGTGCCTATCCTGATCTGCACCCCGAAGCGACCGACCAGCAGGCCAGCATCGACTGGCTCAAGCGCAAGTTTGATGCCGGTGCGGACGAGGCGATCACGCAGTTCTTTTTTGAAGCCGAGACATTCCTGCGCTTCCGCGACGCCTGTGACAAGGCGGGCATTGACAAGCCGATCACACCGGGCATCCTGCCGGTGGTCAACTGGACTTCGGCGCGCAAATTTGCAGATCGTTGCGGCACCTATGTGCCCGATTGGGTCAGTCAGGCCTTTGAAACCGCCCTGCGCGATGACCGGCATGATCTTCTGGCCACGGCCTTGTGCACGGAAATGTGCAGCGACCTTATCGACGAGGGCGTCGAAAACCTGCACTTTTACACCTTGAACCGTGCAGAATTGACCCGCGATGTCTGCCGCGCTTTGGGTGTCACACCGCAAGTATCGCTCTCGGACGTTGCGTAA
- a CDS encoding PaaI family thioesterase — MPRTAQSPDDLLALSDVLKISGLEFMQAILDGTNPGPPIAHTMGYALHAVEDGRVIFRGTPEFNVTNPLGTVHGGWYGTLLDSAMACAVMTKVPRGSVYTTLEFKINILRAIPLGTEIECIGDIDHVGRSTGVAHGEIRGVDDGTLYATGSTTCIVMKLA, encoded by the coding sequence ATGCCCCGCACCGCCCAATCCCCCGACGACCTGCTTGCCCTGTCCGATGTTCTGAAAATATCGGGGCTCGAATTCATGCAGGCGATATTGGACGGCACCAACCCCGGCCCGCCCATTGCGCACACCATGGGATATGCCCTGCATGCGGTTGAGGACGGGCGCGTGATCTTTCGGGGCACACCGGAATTCAACGTCACCAACCCGCTTGGGACCGTTCATGGCGGTTGGTACGGCACCTTGCTCGACAGCGCGATGGCCTGTGCAGTGATGACAAAAGTGCCGCGCGGTTCGGTCTATACAACCTTGGAATTCAAGATCAACATTCTGCGGGCCATCCCTTTGGGCACGGAAATCGAGTGCATCGGCGACATCGACCATGTTGGCAGATCGACCGGCGTTGCCCATGGGGAAATCAGGGGCGTGGATGATGGCACGCTTTATGCCACCGGATCGACGACCTGCATCGTGATGAAACTGGCTTAG